In Paenarthrobacter sp. GOM3, a single window of DNA contains:
- the rsmG gene encoding 16S rRNA (guanine(527)-N(7))-methyltransferase RsmG, whose translation MVDITAAELEAAEKIFGERLDLAKRYVEHLATSGTERGLIGPREIPRLWSRHVLNCAVIESAIAMDSHVADVGSGAGLPGLCLAIARPDLELTLIEPLERRVIWLQEVVDDLGLDNVTIMRTRAELAVGLVDADVVTARAVSALSNLAGLTIPLLNGRGEVVAIKGRSAGEEIEKAKKVIRKLGGVETSVVVCGQELLEEPTTVVRIIVNKPGKSA comes from the coding sequence ATGGTTGACATCACCGCAGCTGAACTGGAAGCGGCAGAGAAGATCTTTGGGGAGCGCCTGGATCTCGCCAAGCGCTATGTTGAACACCTGGCTACATCCGGCACCGAACGGGGACTGATCGGTCCGCGCGAGATCCCTCGCTTGTGGAGCCGTCACGTCCTGAACTGCGCGGTCATCGAATCTGCCATTGCGATGGACAGCCACGTTGCCGACGTGGGGTCCGGTGCGGGCCTTCCGGGTCTGTGCTTGGCAATTGCCCGGCCGGATCTTGAACTTACCTTGATTGAGCCCCTGGAGCGCCGCGTCATTTGGCTCCAAGAGGTAGTGGATGACCTCGGCCTGGACAACGTCACCATCATGAGGACCCGCGCTGAACTGGCAGTGGGCCTTGTCGATGCTGACGTCGTTACGGCGCGGGCAGTCTCCGCACTGAGCAACCTTGCTGGCCTGACCATCCCACTCTTGAACGGCCGCGGTGAAGTGGTGGCCATTAAGGGCCGAAGCGCAGGCGAAGAGATTGAGAAGGCAAAGAAAGTTATCCGCAAGCTTGGTGGCGTGGAAACGTCCGTTGTGGTTTGCGGACAGGAACTTTTGGAGGAACCCACCACCGTGGTGCGGATCATCGTCAACAAGCCGGGAAAGAGCGCGTAG
- a CDS encoding Jag family protein, protein MSAESTEEVTSAVTEDQDDSQEETQSKTASRLEEEGDIAADYLEELLDIADIDGDIDIEVRNGRTYISIGADEESAALDSLVGRDGEVLEALQELARLSVLSATENRSRLVLDINGYRKERAGVLQQIAEDAVAKVKADGGTVALEPMSAYERKIVHDVVADLGLVSESEGEGAGRHIVVSAD, encoded by the coding sequence ATGTCTGCCGAGAGCACCGAAGAAGTTACCTCCGCCGTAACTGAAGACCAGGACGACTCCCAGGAAGAAACCCAGTCCAAGACGGCCAGCCGCTTGGAAGAGGAAGGCGACATCGCTGCCGACTACCTCGAGGAGCTCCTGGACATCGCCGACATCGACGGCGACATCGACATTGAGGTCCGCAACGGGCGTACCTACATCTCCATCGGCGCAGACGAAGAGTCCGCAGCCCTGGACAGCCTCGTAGGCCGCGACGGCGAGGTGCTGGAAGCACTCCAGGAACTGGCGCGCCTCTCAGTGCTGTCCGCTACCGAGAACCGGTCCCGCCTGGTGCTGGACATCAACGGATACCGCAAGGAGCGTGCCGGAGTTCTCCAGCAGATCGCCGAGGATGCCGTGGCCAAGGTCAAGGCCGATGGTGGGACTGTAGCCCTGGAACCCATGAGCGCTTACGAACGCAAGATTGTCCACGACGTCGTCGCTGATCTCGGACTGGTTTCGGAATCCGAGGGCGAAGGCGCTGGTCGCCACATCGTAGTCTCGGCTGACTAG